A stretch of the Chanos chanos chromosome 1, fChaCha1.1, whole genome shotgun sequence genome encodes the following:
- the insm1b gene encoding insulinoma-associated protein 1b, producing MPKGFLVKRNKKATHVSYRIRADEDEQESTPGCQSQNDASPPVSVASSPDHVAASPSNVADTPVSIQRANPVQFGNPETVYQALYSPTRPISKDHERRYFERSFNLGSPISAESFPTPASISSLDHLLFAPIDLKIGTSNSNRDESTSSAPTPSIRNSTKRPSSDNERKSRQGAKKPKAIRKLNFEDEVTTSPVLGLKIKEGPVDLKPKPPSSGGNKPLGEFICQLCKEEYTDPFSLAQHKCSRIVRVEYRCPECDKVFSCPANLASHRRWHKPRPQNTQGLPTAQATKADNTKVPSVVKSLSEDIKDMRAELSSDRDTPSPGLSESGSEDGLYDCQHCGKKFKRQAYLRKHVLGHHALQNHILADAFQNSQRMGSPDHVSSSTEDSQSQSPLNLSQVDCLLCPVCGENFPTRASQDRHLRLLHSSQVFPCKYCPATFYSSPGLTRHINKCHPTENRQVILLQMPVRPAC from the coding sequence ATGCCCAAAGGATTCCTGGTGAAAAGGAACAAGAAAGCGACTCACGTTTCCTATCGGATTCGTGCAGACGAAGACGAACAGGAATCGACCCCGGGATGCCAGAGTCAAAACGATGCGTCTCCACCTGTTTCCGTAGCCTCCAGCCCGGACCACGTAGCAGCGTCACCATCCAACGTAGCAGACACGCCGGTATCAATCCAGAGAGCAAATCCTGTGCAGTTTGGCAATCCAGAGACTGTGTACCAAGCTCTGTATAGCCCCACCCGGCCCATCAGCAAAGATCACGAAAGGAGATATTTCGAGAGAAGTTTTAATCTCGGCTCTCCTATTTCCGCGGAATCGTTTCCCACCCCAGCCTCCATAAGCAGTTTGGACCATTTACTGTTCGCTCCGATAGACTTGAAAATCGGTACCAGCAACAGCAACCGGGATGAAAGCACCAGCAGCGCTCCCACTCCGTCTATCAGGAACAGCACCAAAAGGCCTTCCTCCGACAACGAGCGCAAAAGTAGGCAAGGTGCCAAGAAACCTAAAGCGATAAGGAAACTTAACTTCGAAGATGAAGTAACAACATCTCCAGTGCTTGGTCTTAAAATCAAAGAAGGGCCCGTGGATCTTAAGCCAAAGCCACCCTCATCAGGAGGAAACAAGCCACTGGGAGAATTCATTTGCCAGCTTTGTAAGGAAGAGTACACAGATCCGTTCTCCTTGGCTCAGCACAAGTGCTCCAGAATAGTGAGGGTGGAGTATCGATGTCCGGAGTGCGACAAGGTGTTCAGCTGTCCGGCAAACCTAGCCTCCCACAGACGCTGGCACAAACCAAGACCACAGAATACACAGGGATTACCAACCGCACAGGCCACTAAAGCTGACAATACTAAAGTACCGTCTGTCGTGAAGTCTCTTTCTGAAGATATTAAAGATATGAGAGCTGAGCTTTCAAGTGACAGGGACACCCCAAGTCCCGGTTTGTCAGAGTCCGGATCCGAAGACGGTCTGTATGACTGCCAACACTGTGGGAAAAAGTTCAAACGCCAGGCATACCTAAGAAAACACGTTCTAGGACACCACGCTTTGCAGAACCATATTCTTGCAGACGCCTTTCAAAACTCACAGAGAATGGGGAGCCCAGACCACGTATCCTCCTCCACGGAAGACAGCCAAAGTCAGAGTCCCCTGAATCTGAGCCAGGTCGACTGCCTTCTCTGTCCGGTCTGCGGGGAGAATTTCCCCACCAGAGCCAGTCAGGACCGACACCTGCGCCTTTTGCACTCGTCCCAGGTATTCCCCTGCAAGTACTGCCCGGCTACTTTCTACAGCTCCCCGGGTCTCACCAGGCACATCAACAAATGTCACCCTACAGAAAACAGGCAGGTCATTCTGCTCCAAATGCCTGTGCGTCCCGCGTGCTGA